The Staphylococcus carnosus genome has a segment encoding these proteins:
- a CDS encoding CDP-glycerol:glycerophosphate glycerophosphotransferase — MNDLTIVITYYNSEEYITECIDSLKEQRNQNFNVVIVNDGSKDNSKNLLNESLKTYNKEIDIVDLDKNYGHAYARNVGIQHVKTPYFMFLDVDDQLASYAINFYLKKLNGLDGLVAPIYKFTLKHPQYIDYNKVRVEYLNGKNNPNSFLRKNTACNIVFKTSIVKAHHIKFDETLKTYIDRSFLIDYIRYVNRFVRIFDFPFYFRGEVYHPFETETLSEQDFDILFEEYVESYLKQVSQTDNKQIQGFLNHKMIAKIKKDFDPNRRDVRQRYSRHQQTLRRLARHLKWPILKERHGLFKTEMGLLMLGKADIAFSLNKGRAALRHIKNIVTNSKSKNRSMYQLKDKLENVSNTTILFETFGGKNYSDSPKYIYEYMIKNYPEYNYIWVFKNPDKNIIPGNAKKVEKDSKEYYEAYSNAHYWVTNARTPLYLNKKENQTYIQTWHGTPLKRLANDMKVVRMPGTTTLAYKRNFHEETSRWDYLISPNRYSTEIFESAFWMDRERILEVGYPRNDILINRTDDTEFKNHLREMLNIPNGKKVILYAPTWRDDEFIKKGQYLFDLRINLENMQKKLGDDYVILLRMHYLIAIALNLEGYEDFAIDVSNYDDISELYLISDALITDYSSVMFDYGILKRPQFFFAYDIDKYDKGLRGFYMDYKKDLPGPIYTDPFELADGLKQIDQVSNEYKSNINDFYNRFCSIEKGKASEYIGELIHEDIENKKINN, encoded by the coding sequence ATGAATGACTTAACTATTGTTATTACATATTACAACTCAGAAGAATATATCACAGAATGTATCGATAGTCTTAAAGAACAAAGAAATCAAAATTTTAATGTTGTTATCGTTAATGATGGCTCTAAAGATAATTCAAAAAATCTTCTGAATGAATCATTAAAAACTTACAACAAAGAAATTGATATCGTTGATTTAGACAAGAATTATGGTCATGCTTATGCAAGAAATGTTGGAATACAACACGTGAAAACACCATATTTTATGTTTTTAGATGTTGACGACCAACTTGCTTCGTATGCAATAAACTTTTATTTAAAAAAACTTAACGGTTTAGATGGTTTAGTTGCACCTATTTATAAATTTACACTTAAACACCCTCAATATATTGACTATAATAAAGTGAGAGTTGAATACCTTAATGGGAAAAATAATCCGAATTCTTTTTTAAGAAAGAATACAGCATGTAATATAGTTTTCAAAACAAGCATAGTAAAAGCGCATCATATTAAATTTGATGAAACATTGAAAACGTATATCGATCGTTCGTTTTTGATTGATTACATCCGCTATGTCAATCGGTTTGTGCGTATTTTTGATTTTCCATTTTATTTCAGAGGGGAAGTATATCACCCGTTTGAAACTGAAACGTTATCAGAACAGGATTTCGATATATTGTTTGAGGAATATGTAGAAAGTTATTTAAAGCAAGTATCTCAAACTGATAATAAACAAATACAAGGTTTTTTAAATCATAAAATGATTGCTAAAATCAAAAAAGATTTTGATCCTAATCGTCGAGATGTCAGACAAAGATATAGCAGACACCAACAAACATTGAGAAGATTAGCTAGACATTTAAAATGGCCAATACTAAAAGAACGTCACGGATTATTCAAAACTGAAATGGGCCTTCTGATGTTGGGTAAAGCTGATATAGCTTTCTCGTTAAATAAAGGACGCGCAGCTCTAAGGCATATAAAAAACATTGTGACTAATTCCAAAAGTAAAAATAGATCAATGTATCAACTCAAAGATAAACTTGAAAATGTTTCGAATACCACAATTCTTTTTGAAACATTCGGGGGTAAAAATTATAGTGATAGTCCTAAATACATTTATGAGTACATGATTAAAAATTACCCAGAATATAATTATATTTGGGTATTTAAAAACCCGGATAAAAATATAATTCCTGGGAATGCTAAAAAGGTCGAAAAAGATTCTAAGGAGTATTATGAAGCATATTCAAATGCACATTATTGGGTCACTAATGCACGAACACCTTTATATTTAAACAAGAAAGAAAACCAAACATACATTCAAACATGGCATGGTACACCTTTGAAACGATTGGCTAATGACATGAAAGTGGTTAGAATGCCCGGTACGACTACACTTGCTTACAAACGAAATTTTCATGAAGAAACATCGAGATGGGATTATCTAATTTCTCCTAATCGTTATTCTACTGAAATATTTGAATCAGCATTTTGGATGGACAGAGAACGTATTCTAGAAGTTGGCTATCCGAGAAATGATATATTGATTAATAGAACTGATGATACTGAATTTAAAAATCATTTACGAGAAATGCTTAACATTCCAAATGGTAAAAAGGTTATTTTATACGCACCTACTTGGAGAGATGATGAATTTATTAAAAAAGGACAATATCTATTTGATTTGCGTATTAATTTAGAAAATATGCAGAAAAAATTAGGTGATGATTATGTTATTTTATTACGTATGCACTATTTAATTGCTATTGCGCTTAATCTTGAAGGTTATGAAGATTTTGCAATAGACGTATCCAATTATGATGATATATCTGAGCTTTATTTGATATCTGATGCTTTAATTACAGATTATTCTTCTGTCATGTTTGACTATGGAATTTTAAAACGGCCACAATTTTTCTTTGCTTATGATATTGATAAATATGATAAAGGACTGCGCGGATTTTATATGGATTACAAAAAAGATTTACCTGGCCCGATTTATACGGATCCATTTGAATTAGCAGATGGATTGAAACAAATTGATCAAGTCAGCAATGAATATAAGTCTAATATTAATGATTTTTACAATCGTTTCTGCTCTATTGAAAAAGGTAAGGCTTCAGAATATATTGGAGAATTAATTCATGAAGATATTGAAAATAAAAAAATTAACAATTAG